The Bombus pascuorum chromosome 9, iyBomPasc1.1, whole genome shotgun sequence genome has a window encoding:
- the LOC132910726 gene encoding maternal protein tudor-like isoform X1, whose translation MSIKQNSELIIFVTHIEPCHTFLRIWGQIDKNSATCVERMILPLVEQFTRRQNCVKIQSASLRINALCCAKFQNDGYYRARIKHINNIDDTVLLHFIDYGNLELLPIQEIHLLDDIPGSESLQSFPPVAFQFTLMHLLPSNGHWSKEIIESIQKTLRYNEYKIMIHTITNSDNFIKLQYNDEDFTELLIKKRIAKKATLLEMYSSRGITEPELLLYEKNLSLLHSAENEVQEFQRNVCSCCAVKQKHMTHASVQEALVFKSRVLDVSSRHDVYVSFVEDGPHKFSVQLQSTTQVLRILMRDINSHPLEPLQEPPLPGSVCLGRYTRDKVLCRAVVMSVMENKCKLYYVDFGHTEVLPYTDIFKLPPHFINPRVLSIRFTLSGVHELNVTGTMKEYFKQVLAGKLLVLHVCPPEGPPLVQYGDLYDNGKNIKDILKEAFPPPVMLKSINCFTYQTPKSLLVGDVVNVYVSFVESYKKFFVRLEDYMPSLELIMNDLADFCTPGPTLSLAELKIGLPCAALYDNQWYRAQILNVNGENIRVLYVDYGNEETVTLKSLCSIRADLVKTLPAQAIKCTLHGNRVIEPTQETHDRFELYTLEKRFHIKVVDVTSNGLVVDLYEKEHNMNILSELFHIVPIEHVKNQYSFKLILKTDQNEDTNKLHKKNQSISLHQTHNSSTDQQKNKAKVLKSESSESIESRNERSNFHHNDSQNERCKRNDSSINRSTKDKWSNRHDGNDSSKIGKGTRGNRNRASDTPFKGNTKYGKSNTNRGSYSRRGGISQRMQSNKFSDKNNEGNYKSGKTNSDYHDSNRFKERKGQGYRLIQNKLNIANNICDEKRRNLTKYTNELPYPDITIGSVKHSEVVVVNSLCDFFIQLNSDYFALETMMENIASIYENKGHLLRESEMLCGTYCIVQYSKDEKWYRAKIKVARENNATVQFIDYGNIETVQFDKIKTIQPEFLKLPKQAIHCKLFGAKDDFDSKKIKAFENLVINRTVEAEFINEKDGMYSVSLKRMADNEQTEILINKEFCEDTEQTKENITEWNTISYAPGTKKDVVITWFTNPNNFYCQILDNENEFKSMMNEIQRIYVTKKPISYTLQVGSPVVAIFSDDGAFYRAEIIELNKLNGHHIQYIDFGNSAIVDPQNIYPVEKELMRLPKQAVQCSLLNVAPLVGFNWSEANTKAIDNCFNVDNFTCVFHDKKDNKYLISLINNEKDVANMLAELNLASLSNSDNNTSTPTIKSNIKKVDINLLNGQALRVKVSSVRNISEFYIQLPSATECQDIINTYMADKTPKVMQRLSTHEICPGTGCLVNSNGVWRRAVINSHLQSTGFNVKFIDTGAYHEILSDSVLALPGELSVMQYQSIECSLVRNAIFETDTKFKENIEGKEVIIYVEEIDNNRLIVKLFDLNGYRINIPEKSDEKLSPICPLPILSSTQEVIVAQVDHSGSVWLKCTENFQMEKNLLRALNKYYPVSGKLLKPKVGHLCAARSSNGQWYRAKIISYSDSEVCINYLDFGISARVPNDRVMELDSQFYTPYQLAINVSLSVIIKGTVFEQSDILERHLVNKRITCVFYNVNKRWVVELIYNGEKFSNKFRSLNLTSEQKIYGMRESAIHNMTEGCKYKVSVSHADSPSQFWLHYADDIVDLRSKHMQLQHEALTFPEIDGILEEGSLCIVLYSINNYWYRAQVLDADEDITTIRFIDHGNTDIINNKCGKIRQMSDEWKEIKEYAVKCRLDVIPAETEDWNSAICKKFEDLVLTNVPMEAIVIANSVPKRVDLLINGKSISEMLVKDHHAVKIHTEEELIDEIIDLELDPYSAFVSHINSPNEFWVQEEKSIGDLEIMTDRFLVAHMFSKVDEIKENLLCVAKYPEDECWYRARVISHSDIATRVIYIDYGNSATSTEIRTIPSDLADIPPLSRKCRLIMPEGITKWSKRACVEFVTLAADGATIFLLDVIDEGETSLVKLTLDGKNVTDILANFCEHHSPIIEKRLSPLGEEKSPNVFVSHINSPDEFWVQAESNTTDLNTMLERLQAAPSFLPLSIFEIGTICAAKYLENGQWRRAKIFSHSVRGTEVLCIDYGNITITNETRMLPADIINIPPLSKCCALQKPNNINSWPLNAREIFEKLAAGGKTMFQFEILDKTSNIFSVKLSSKGKNIANILVSFVENIFEDTIMRELDETNEGGDVDINRLLENSESKNQEIGENTDNSCLNTNYVVELTVDEIVQNMKVDKPGEDKDTFNGHNNSIVTNEIDKTTENLEHLKTQAEIEAYSDKNEMQDIKIHAGVKTVSEEVLSSTIQNVTLNTISDSSDIKNVLEDVRKEQDNVIISKSQICNTEMEISEPNINIQCSENVKDGNTSNLKESVREQSAEILGETTRKDTFISVLKEETNILSIDETKKSSNKDCYTGDTDEVNVNIMDSKGCSDVSNINENVSSGLESTGITSDKVKITDRQDDDPKIPE comes from the exons atgagcataaaacaaaattcagAGTTGATTATTTTTGTGACTCATATTGAACCATGCCATACATTCCTCAGAATATGGGGtcaaattgataaaaattctgCAACATGTGTAGAACGTATGATTTTACCCCTTGTTGAACAATTTACTAGACGTCAAAACTGTGTTAAAATTCAGTCAGCCAGTTTGCGCATAAATGCTCTTTGCTGtgctaaatttcaaaatgatgGATATTATCGAGCAAGAATAAagcatataaataatattgatgATACTGTGCTTTTGCATTTCATCGATTATGGTAATCTTGAATTGCTTCCAATACAAGAAATACATTTACTTGACGATATACCTGGTTCTGAATCTTTACAATCTTTTCCACCTGTGGCGtttcaatttacattaatGCATTTATTACCTTCAAATGGTCATTGgtctaaagaaataattgagtCAATTCAGAAGACTCTACGGtacaatgaatataaaattatgattcaTACTATAACCAACagcgataattttattaaacttcaGTACAATGATGAGGATTTCACTGAATTGTTAATCAAGAAACGCATAGCAAAAAAAGCAACATTGCTAGAAATGTAtag TTCAAGAGGTATAACAGAACCTGAATTgctattatatgaaaaaaatctGAGTTTGTTACATTCTGCTGAAAATGAAGTTCaagaatttcaacgaaatgTTTGTTCATGCTGTGCAGTTAAGCAAAAACATATGACGCACGCCTCTGTTCAAGAAGCTCTTGTATTTAAATCTCGCGTTTTGGATGTATCATCAAGGCATGATGTATATGTTTCATTTGTAGAAGATGGTCCACATAAGTTTTCTGTGCAACTTCAAAGTACCACTCAGGTATTGCGCATACTCATGAGAGATATTAACAGTCATCCTCTAGAGCCATTACAAGAACCTCCATTACCTGGATCAGTATGTCTAGGTCGTTATACGCGAGATAAGGTGTTATGCAGAGCTGTTGTAATGTCTGTTATGGAAAATAAGTGTAAACTTTACTATGTTGATTTTGGTCACACGGAAGTATTACCATACACAGATATTTTCAAGTTACCACCTCACTTTATTAATCCTAGAGTGCTTTCTATTCGGTTCACATTAAGCGGTGTACACGAATTAAATGTTACAGGTAcaatgaaagaatattttaaacaagtACTAGCAGGAAAGCTCCTTGTTCTGCATGTCTGCCCACCAGAGGGACCACCTTTAGTACAATATGGAGACTTATATGATAATGGAAAAAACATAAAAGACATTCTTAAAGAAGCATTTCCACCTCCAGTTATGCTGAAATctataaattgttttacatACCAAACACCAAAATCATTATTAGTAGGAGACGTAGTAAATGTCTACGTTTCGTTTGTGGaatcttataaaaaattttttgtacGACTTGAGGATTATATGCCATCTCTTGAATTAATAATGAATGATTTAGCAGATTTTTGTACACCTGGACCTACTTTAAGTCTAGCAGAATTAAAGATTGGTCTTCCTTGTGCTGCTTTATATGATAATCAATGGTATAGAGCACAGATTCTGAACGTAAATGGAGAAAATATAAGAGTCTTATATGTAGACTATGGTAACGAAGAAACTGTAACTTTAAAGTCTCTTTGTTCAATTCGTGCCGACTTAGTCAAAACATTGCCAGCACAAGCTATAAAATGTACTTTGCATGGTAATCGAGTGATTGAACCTACTCAAGAAACTCACGATCGGTTTGAGTTGTACACTTTGGAAAAACGCTTCCATATAAAAGTTGTAGATGTAACTTCTAATGGTCTAGTGGTAGATTTGTATGAAAAAGAGCACAACATGAATATTCTTTCTGAATTGTTTCATATAGTTCCAATTGAACATGTAAAAAATCAGTACTCTTTTAAACTGATTTTGAAAACTGATCAAAATGAGGATACaaataaattgcataaaaaaaaTCAATCAATATCACTGCATCAAACACATAACAGTAGTACTGATCAACAAAAGAATAAGGCTAAAGTTTTGAAAAGTGAATCAAGTGAATCAATTGAAAGTAGGAATGAAAGAAGTAATTTTCATCATAATGATTCACAAAATGAAAGATGTAAGAGAAATGACTCTTCTATTAATCGTAGTACAAAAGATAAATGGAGCAATAGACATGATGGTAATGATTCGTCTAAAATTGGGAAAGGCACCAGAGGTAATAGAAATAGAGCTTCAGATACACCATTTAAGGGCAATACCAAATATGGAAAAAGTAATACTAATCGTGGTAGTTATTCTAGACGTGGTGGCATTTCTCAGAGAATGCAAAGTAATAAATTCagtgataaaaataatgagGGAAATTATAAAAGTGGGAAAACAAATAGCGATTATCATGATAGTAATagatttaaagaaagaaaaggacaaGGATATAGGCTTATACAAAATAAGTTAAACATCGCTAATAATATCTGTGATGAAAAAAGACGAAATCTTACGAAATATACAAATGAACTTCCATATCCTGATATAACTATTGGAAGTGTAAAACATTCTGAAGTAGTTGTTGTAAACAGTCTCTgtgatttttttatacaattaaattcTGATTATTTTGCTTTAGAGACTATGATGGAAAATATTGCAtcaatatatgaaaataaaggaCACTTACTAAGAGAATCTGAAATGTTATGTGGCACATATTGCATTGTTCAGTATTCAAAAGACGAAAAATGGTATAGAGCTAAAATCAAAGTCGCTAGAGAAAATAATGCAACTGTACAATTCATAGATTATGGCAATATAGAAACAGttcaatttgataaaattaaaactataCAACCGGAATTTTTGAAACTCCCTAAACAAGCTATACATTGTAAACTATTTGGTGCAAAGGATGATTTTGattcaaagaaaataaaagcttTTGAGAATTTAGTTATTAATAGAACAGTAGAAGcagaatttataaatgaaaaagatggTATGTACAGTGTCTCACTGAAAAGAATGGCTGATAATGAGCAAAcagaaatattgataaataaagaattttgtgAGGATACCGaacaaacaaaagaaaacataacTGAATGGAATACAATTTCATATGCACCTGGAACTAAAAAAGATGTGGTTATTACATGGTTTACAAATcccaataatttttattgtcaaATACTCGATAACGAAAACGAATTTAAGTCTATGATGAATGAAATTCAGAGGATATATGTTACTAAAAAACCAATTTCATATACGTTACAG GTTGGATCTCCAGTAGTAGCAATATTCTCTGATGATGGAGCTTTTTATCGTGCAGAAAtcattgaattaaataaattaaatggtCATCATATTCAGTATATAGATTTTGGAAATAGTGCTATAGTTGATCCTCAGAACATTTATCCAGTAGAAAAGGAATTAATGCGTCTTCCTAAACAAGCTGTCCAATGTTCATTGCTAAATGTTGCTCCACTAGTTGGTTTTAATTGGTCTGAAGCAAATACAAAAGCAATTGATAATTGCTTTAATGTTGACAACTTCACGTGTGTTTTTcatgataaaaaagataataaatatttaatatcattaattaataacgaaaaGGATGTAGCTAACATGTTAGCTGAACTAAATCTTGCATCACTATCCAATTCAG aTAATAATACTTCAACACCAACAATTAAATCTAACATAAAAAAGGTGGATATAAATCTCTTAAATGGTCAAGCACTTCGAGTAAAAGTTTCAAGTGTTCGAAATATATCAGAAttctatatacaattaccttcAGCTACTGAATGtcaagatataattaatacatacatGGCTGACAAAACACCTAAG GTGATGCAACGATTATCAACCCATGAGATATGCCCAGGCACAGGTTGTTTGGTTAATTCAAATGGAGTTTGGAGACGGGCGGTAATCAATAGCCATTTACAATCCACGGGctttaatgtaaaattcatTGATACTGGAGCATACCATGAAATTCTGTCAGATAGT GTGTTAGCTTTACCAGGAGAACTTTCTGTAATGCAGTATCAATCAATTGAATGTTCCCTTGTAAGAAATGCTATTTTTGAGACAGATACtaaattcaaagaaaatattgagGGAAAAgaagtaattatatatgtgGAAGAAATTGACAATAATAG acttatcgtaaaattatttgaccTAAATGgttatagaataaatattcctGAAAAGTCAGATGAAAAATTATCACCAATATGTCCATTGCCTATTCTTAGTTCTACTCAAGAAGTAATAGTGGCACAGGTAGATCACTCTGGTAGTGTCTGGCTAAAGTGTACTGAAAACTTCCAAATGGAGAAAAATTTACTTCGTGCACTCAATAAGTACTATCCTGTTTCCGGAAAATTATTGAAACCGAAGGTGGGTCACTTATGCGCTGCTAGAAGCAGTAATGGTCAGTGGTATCGAGCTAAGATTATAAGTTATTCTGATAGTGAAGTTTGTATAAATTACCTTGATTTTGGCATTTCTGCCCGTGTGCCCAATGATAGAGTAATGGAGTTAGATTCACAGTTTTATACACCATACCAGTTAGCTATTAATGTCTCACTATCAGTAATAATTAAGGGTACAGTATTTGAACAATCAGATATATTAGAACGTCATTTGGTAAATAAACGTATTACCTGCgttttttataatgttaacAAAAGATGGGTAGTGGAATTGATATACAATGGTGAGAAGTTCAGTAACAAATTCCGTTCTCTTAATTTAACATCAGAACAGAAGATATATGGAATGAGAGAATCTGCAATTCATAATATGACAGAGGGTTGTAAATATAAAGTCTCTGTATCTCATGCAGATTCACCTAGTCAGTTCTGGCTTCACTATGCAGATGATATTGTAGACCTTCGTAGTAAACACATGCAACTTCAACATGAGGCACTTACATTTCCAGAGATAGATGGAATATTAGAAGAAGGAAGTCTATGCATTGTCTTGTacagtataaataattactgGTATAGGGCACAGGTACTCGATGCTGATGAAGATATCACCACTATTCGATTTATCGATCATGGAAATACAGATATCATCAATAATAAATGTGGAAAGATTCGACAGATGTCAGATGAgtggaaagaaataaaggaatATGCAGTTAAATGCAGATTAGATGTTATACCTGCAGAAACAGAAGATTGGAATTCtgcaatttgtaaaaaattcgaagattTAGTATTAACTAATGTGCCTATGGAAGCCATAGTAATAGCAAATAGTGTTCCAAAACGAGTAGACTTGTTAATAAATGGTAAAAGTATTAGTGAAATGTTAGTCAAAGATCATCATGCTGTAAAGATTCATACAGAAGAAGAATTAATAGATGAAATAATTGACCTTGAATTGGATCCCTATTCTGCTTTTGTAAGTCACATTAACTCTCCAAATGAGTTTTGGgttcaagaagaaaaatctATTGGTGATTTAGAAATTATGACTGATAGATTTCTTGTAGCACATATGTTTTCCAAAGtggatgaaattaaagaaaatttattgtgtGTTGCTAAATATCCTGAAGATGAATGTTGGTATAGGGCACGTGTTATATCACACAGTGATATTGCTACACgagttatatatatagattatgGAAATTCAGCTACCTCAACTGAAATACGTACTATACCGTCAGATCTTGCAGATATACCTCCTCTATCAAGAAAATGTCGTTTAATTATGCCAGAAGGGATTACGAAATGGTCAAAAAGAGCTTGTGTGGAATTTGTAACATTAGCAGCTGATGGAGCAACTATATTTTTGTTAGACGTAATTGATGAAGGTGAAACATCATTGGTGAAATTAACATTAGATGGTAAAAATGTAACAGATATACTTGCAAACTTCTGTGAACATCATTCACCGATCATAGAGAAACGATTATCTCCCTTGGGTGAAGAAAAATCACCAAATGTATTTGTTAGTCACATCAATTCACCTGATGAATTCTGGGTTCAAGCAGAAAGCAACACTACAGATTTAAATACAATGTTAGAGAGATTACAAGCAGCACCTAGTTTCCTTCCATtaagtatatttgaaattggTACTATTTGTGCTGCAAAGTATTTAGAAAATGGTCAATGGCGCAGGGCaaaaattttttcacattCTGTAAGAGGTACTGAAGTTCTGTGTATAGATTATGGCAACATAACGATTACAAACGAAACACGAATGTTACCAGCAGACATTATAAATATCCCTCCTTTATCGAAATGTTGTGCTCTGCAAAAACcaaacaatataaattcttGGCCTTTAAATGCTcgcgaaatatttgaaaaacttgCTGCAGGTGGAAAAACAATGTTTCAGTTCGAGATTCTTGATAAAACCAgtaatattttctctgttaAATTAAGTtctaaaggaaaaaatattgctaatattttagtatcatttgtggaaaatatatttgaagataCTATAATGAGAGAATTGGATGAAACAAACGAGGGAGGAGATGTAGATATAAACAGATTACTAGAAAATAGTGAAAGTAAAAATCAAGAAATAGGAGAAAACACAGATAATTCATGTTTGAATACTAACTATGTTGTAGAACTTACTGTAGATGAAATAGTCCAAAATATGAAAGTGGATAAACCAGGAGAAGataaagatacatttaatGGCCATAACAATAGTATTGTTACAAACGAAATTGACAAAACAACAGAAAATTTAGAACATTTAAAGACACAAGCTGAAATAGAGGCATATagtgataaaaatgaaatgcaaGACATTAAAATACATGCTGGAGTAAAAACTGTGAGTGAAGAAGTTTTATCAAGTACAATACAGAACGTAACATTGAATACAATTTCAGACTCAtcagatattaaaaatgtctTAGAAGATGTTAGAAAAGAACaagataatgtaataatatcaaaatcacAAATATGTAATACTGAAATGGAAATAAGTGAACCAAATATAAACATTCAGTGTTCTGAGAATGTTAAAGATGGAAATACATCCAACTTAAAAGAATCTGTGAGGGAACAATCTGCAGAAATACTAGGGGAAACTACAAGAAAAGATACTTTCATAAGtgttttaaaagaagaaactaataTCTTGAGTAttgatgaaacaaaaaaatctaGTAACAAGGACTGTTATACAGGAGACACTGATGaagtaaatgttaatataatgGACTCTAAAGGTTGCTCCGATGTAAgcaatataaatgaaaatgtatcTTCGGGTTTAGAATCTACGGGAATAACAAGCGACAAAGTTAAGATTACTGATAGGCAAGATGATGATCCTAAAATACCAGAATGA